A genomic region of Alicyclobacillus sp. SO9 contains the following coding sequences:
- the rimI gene encoding ribosomal protein S18-alanine N-acetyltransferase, protein MAISKDSVPAGQVEYRPMALKDIDGVLDVERQAFATPWSRQAFLTELVDNQFAHYVVAVSSNRIIGYAGVWLIVDEAHVTNIAVHPDMQGKRVGEGLLKQLFVLAVSRYIQRITLEVRVSNSVAQNLYRKYGFQGVGVRKGYYTDNGEDALIMWANVPDMTDRI, encoded by the coding sequence ATGGCGATAAGTAAGGATAGTGTCCCTGCTGGTCAAGTGGAATATCGTCCGATGGCCCTAAAGGACATTGACGGCGTATTGGATGTGGAGAGACAGGCCTTTGCTACACCGTGGTCAAGGCAGGCGTTTCTGACAGAACTCGTTGACAATCAATTTGCTCACTATGTGGTTGCCGTGAGTTCGAATAGAATCATCGGGTATGCGGGTGTCTGGCTCATCGTCGATGAGGCGCATGTAACCAACATTGCGGTACATCCTGACATGCAAGGCAAACGTGTGGGCGAGGGGCTCTTGAAACAGCTTTTTGTACTGGCAGTGAGCAGGTACATTCAACGAATTACCTTGGAAGTGCGGGTGTCCAACAGCGTGGCTCAAAACCTCTACCGCAAATACGGATTTCAAGGTGTGGGTGTTCGCAAGGGATACTATACGGATAACGGAGAAGATGCCCTGATTATGTGGGCAAATGTGCCGGATATGACTGACCGAATATGA
- the tsaB gene encoding tRNA (adenosine(37)-N6)-threonylcarbamoyltransferase complex dimerization subunit type 1 TsaB, with protein MALLVLDTATEVLAVGLTETLQTIDLPQGEPSVLLTSTSRVPRRHSVLLQPMMSGMLKAANQEPGELRGIVVGVGPGSYTGVRLGVSTAKAMAFALQIPLYPISTLFAMAAAALPAPTDVTQRVISLLYARRQRAFGAVFEKQGKTWVRLTEDRVQSLAEWSEECGRLDDTRGVGRTVVVHDFRPQYGLEEHLNDLRTDSSLSLAQIAGLLPQGLVQLWADGQSRPITGDDIHLVEPGYALPVEAEVKLKEAKVHGDK; from the coding sequence ATGGCTCTTTTAGTTCTGGATACAGCGACTGAGGTTTTAGCTGTTGGTCTCACTGAGACCTTACAAACCATTGATTTGCCGCAAGGTGAGCCTTCAGTTCTGTTAACCAGTACCTCAAGGGTGCCGCGTCGGCATTCAGTGCTGCTGCAGCCGATGATGTCCGGCATGTTGAAGGCCGCTAATCAGGAACCGGGTGAGTTGAGAGGTATTGTTGTTGGTGTAGGACCGGGATCGTATACGGGAGTACGCCTAGGGGTGAGTACAGCCAAAGCAATGGCATTCGCGCTGCAGATTCCCTTGTACCCCATTTCTACGTTGTTTGCTATGGCTGCCGCTGCATTGCCCGCTCCAACAGATGTCACACAACGCGTTATCAGTCTTCTTTATGCACGGAGACAACGAGCCTTCGGTGCTGTCTTTGAAAAGCAGGGGAAGACGTGGGTGCGGCTTACGGAAGACAGAGTTCAGTCGCTTGCAGAGTGGTCCGAGGAATGTGGCCGACTTGATGACACTAGAGGGGTAGGTCGTACGGTAGTTGTGCACGACTTTCGGCCCCAATACGGACTGGAAGAGCATCTGAATGACTTGCGCACCGATTCCAGCTTGAGCTTGGCCCAAATTGCTGGTCTGTTGCCTCAGGGGCTTGTACAACTGTGGGCAGATGGACAATCCCGTCCGATAACAGGGGACGACATTCACCTTGTTGAACCCGGGTATGCGCTTCCGGTTGAAGCTGAAGTCAAGTTAAAGGAGGCCAAAGTCCATGGCGATAAGTAA
- the tsaE gene encoding tRNA (adenosine(37)-N6)-threonylcarbamoyltransferase complex ATPase subunit type 1 TsaE, giving the protein MLEEMSVTTRSAVETFTLGEKLGSLLQPGHILLLSGNLGAGKTTFSKGVAAGAGVAEEVTSPTYTLSAEYEGRVRLVHMDLYRLGEASVEAGEPGAQRPSAELQDALADIGLEDYLEGDCALMIEWPQGLEAIVEDALTIRIQQAPLPRLDERSFQCKATGHRSWELLDEWVKKWLF; this is encoded by the coding sequence ATGCTGGAGGAAATGTCGGTTACAACGCGATCGGCTGTAGAGACGTTTACATTGGGTGAAAAGCTTGGTTCTTTGCTGCAACCCGGACATATTCTATTACTATCAGGGAATCTGGGGGCGGGAAAGACTACCTTCAGTAAGGGTGTTGCAGCCGGTGCCGGTGTAGCTGAAGAGGTTACGAGTCCTACATACACACTGTCTGCAGAATACGAAGGCAGAGTTCGCCTGGTTCACATGGATTTGTATCGGCTTGGCGAGGCAAGTGTCGAAGCGGGGGAACCCGGCGCCCAGAGGCCGTCGGCCGAACTCCAGGATGCGTTGGCAGATATCGGTCTTGAGGACTACCTGGAGGGCGATTGTGCGTTGATGATTGAGTGGCCCCAGGGTCTCGAAGCCATCGTTGAAGACGCGCTTACTATCCGTATTCAGCAAGCACCGCTCCCGCGGTTAGATGAACGAAGTTTCCAGTGTAAAGCTACTGGACACAGAAGCTGGGAATTGCTGGATGAGTGGGTGAAGAAATGGCTCTTTTAG
- the thiL gene encoding thiamine-phosphate kinase, translating to MQEFERIERLRKRVEGTVNKHVKVAIGDDAAVVGTEPDEDHVVTTDTMVEGVHFLPTTMSWYDIGYKCMAASVSDVAAMGGRPIAAVLALAVPEELDFEHLEMVYDGVAGLCKEFSCSLAGGDLTRTSGPLVLTSTVLGAVPKDRALLRSGAQPGDVVFVTGQVGTSAAGLELLVGTAVVPVDSQLELRQAHQRPLPQVTAGQILLDAGASACNDISDGLASEANEIAAMSGVRLRIDSARIPISPAVRDFSRAVRKNPLDYAWYGGEDYQLIGTASSRSFAVALARCESVGVKLTAIGRVEAGDGVVAEDENGTLNVIEAKGFNHFSK from the coding sequence ATGCAGGAATTTGAACGAATAGAGCGGTTGAGGAAACGAGTCGAAGGAACGGTCAACAAACATGTCAAGGTTGCCATCGGAGATGACGCGGCTGTTGTCGGGACGGAGCCGGATGAAGACCATGTGGTCACTACAGACACGATGGTCGAAGGGGTTCATTTTTTGCCGACTACCATGTCATGGTACGATATAGGATATAAGTGCATGGCTGCTTCAGTGAGTGACGTAGCTGCAATGGGCGGTAGACCGATAGCTGCGGTCCTTGCTTTGGCGGTCCCGGAGGAACTGGATTTTGAGCATTTGGAAATGGTATACGACGGTGTAGCAGGGCTTTGCAAAGAGTTTTCCTGCAGCCTTGCAGGCGGTGATTTAACCAGAACATCCGGTCCACTGGTATTGACGAGTACTGTTTTAGGTGCGGTGCCCAAAGACAGAGCCCTCCTGCGCAGCGGTGCACAACCAGGAGATGTCGTATTTGTCACCGGTCAGGTAGGGACGTCCGCCGCTGGCTTGGAACTACTCGTAGGTACCGCAGTGGTACCAGTGGACAGTCAACTAGAGCTAAGGCAGGCTCATCAACGCCCGCTTCCGCAAGTCACTGCTGGTCAAATTCTGCTGGATGCAGGTGCGTCTGCTTGTAACGATATCAGTGATGGACTGGCCAGCGAGGCAAATGAGATTGCAGCTATGAGCGGAGTTAGATTGCGAATCGACTCTGCACGAATTCCAATTTCACCTGCTGTGAGGGATTTCTCCAGGGCAGTCCGCAAGAATCCGCTGGACTACGCATGGTATGGAGGAGAAGATTACCAACTGATTGGAACAGCGTCTTCACGCAGCTTTGCCGTTGCACTCGCCCGCTGTGAAAGTGTGGGGGTAAAACTGACTGCCATTGGCCGGGTAGAAGCTGGTGATGGTGTCGTTGCAGAAGATGAAAATGGGACATTGAATGTTATTGAAGCAAAGGGATTCAATCACTTTTCCAAATGA
- a CDS encoding amidohydrolase, with protein MINVNGYTFASGKEKFEAALIDGNRIAAVGSKDELMLQYGTQAETVNLDGATVIPGLVDSHAHLAETGKQFMQLNLSSVRSKAELLNLIRTHAATLPSAAWVIGGGWDENRFVDRGLPTLEQLDEAAGGRPLLLKRICHHAYMANTQALSRAGLSLYPADPNDGRYGRDESGRFNGVVYENASIPIQNAVPSWSPAQWKDALRIAMNQALASGLTSVHSDDTRSFGNFSDTWHAYRSLMDTEGLRLGIHELVDWSLLDEAISAGPDLPQEDDWLELGAAKLFADGAFGGRTALLQEPYTDSPDWYGTAMYDDEELYRRVRYAHERGVPAAIHAIGDAALDMALTAIERAPRIKRRDRIVHAQMIRPDLVQRMRSLGSQLALDIQPRFVCSDFPWVVERVGSARAKSVCAWRTMQDAGLHLCGGSDSPIEPLQPLFGIHAAVTRRDAYASDGGYAMEQAYSPEEAIHLFSHGAVFATGKEQVKGTIAPGKLADFTVLDRDIVHPADVNDIRDAQVLHTIVGGEFAYSRNRHENQWSTA; from the coding sequence ATGATAAACGTCAACGGATATACTTTCGCCTCCGGAAAAGAGAAGTTTGAGGCAGCGCTCATTGACGGGAATCGCATTGCAGCAGTTGGATCCAAGGACGAGTTGATGCTGCAGTACGGCACGCAGGCTGAGACGGTCAATCTCGACGGTGCCACTGTGATTCCGGGCTTAGTCGACAGCCACGCACACCTTGCGGAAACTGGCAAGCAATTCATGCAATTAAACCTGTCTTCAGTTCGGTCCAAAGCGGAGTTGCTGAACCTCATTCGCACACATGCAGCTACCCTGCCCTCTGCAGCCTGGGTAATCGGCGGGGGCTGGGACGAAAATCGGTTTGTTGACCGAGGGCTGCCAACATTGGAGCAGTTGGATGAAGCCGCGGGCGGACGCCCGCTTCTGCTCAAACGGATTTGTCACCATGCCTATATGGCCAACACACAAGCGCTGTCACGGGCAGGACTCTCATTGTATCCTGCTGATCCGAATGACGGCAGGTACGGTCGGGACGAGTCGGGCCGGTTTAATGGAGTTGTGTATGAGAACGCATCCATCCCGATTCAAAATGCCGTCCCAAGTTGGAGTCCTGCCCAATGGAAAGACGCCCTGCGTATCGCAATGAACCAGGCGTTAGCATCGGGTCTGACCAGTGTGCATAGTGATGATACGAGATCGTTCGGAAATTTCTCCGATACTTGGCATGCCTATCGCAGTTTGATGGACACTGAGGGTCTGCGACTGGGCATTCACGAGTTGGTGGATTGGAGTTTGCTCGATGAAGCAATTTCAGCCGGTCCTGATTTGCCGCAGGAAGATGATTGGCTTGAGCTTGGTGCTGCGAAGTTGTTTGCGGACGGCGCGTTCGGAGGCAGAACTGCACTGCTTCAAGAGCCGTATACGGATTCTCCGGACTGGTACGGTACTGCCATGTATGATGACGAAGAGCTCTATCGACGGGTTCGGTACGCCCACGAGAGAGGTGTTCCAGCAGCAATTCACGCGATTGGCGATGCGGCTCTCGACATGGCACTTACTGCCATTGAGCGGGCACCGAGGATAAAGCGGCGTGATAGAATTGTTCACGCGCAAATGATTAGGCCGGATTTAGTTCAGCGCATGCGCTCTCTGGGAAGCCAGCTCGCTCTCGATATACAGCCTCGATTTGTATGCAGCGATTTTCCCTGGGTAGTGGAGAGGGTTGGTTCAGCGCGAGCTAAATCGGTGTGTGCGTGGAGAACAATGCAAGATGCAGGACTGCATTTGTGCGGCGGTTCCGACTCACCAATAGAACCCTTGCAACCGCTTTTTGGAATCCATGCGGCGGTGACGCGCAGAGATGCTTATGCGTCAGATGGCGGCTACGCCATGGAACAAGCCTACAGTCCGGAGGAGGCAATTCACCTGTTTTCTCATGGCGCTGTATTTGCAACGGGGAAAGAACAAGTTAAGGGTACGATTGCCCCTGGGAAACTGGCTGATTTTACAGTGTTAGACAGGGACATTGTTCATCCTGCCGATGTGAATGACATTCGCGACGCACAGGTATTGCATACTATCGTCGGCGGGGAGTTCGCGTACTCGCGCAACCGGCACGAGAACCAGTGGTCTACGGCTTGA
- a CDS encoding DedA family protein, with the protein MRRGRFEMLDWFGHLAESVLAIGYPGILIALVVEGLGLPFPGDAVMAFYGIAAAKGNFPFLGVLIVSIIGYMIGAIAAFYLSRQFGSRLLDRIAQMPLLNQRSMRRTTDLMDRYGPLLLIPGRFLPGVRSVSSYVAGALNMDLQPFLVYTGVGVSLWCAAWVAVGYWFGENLDTVLHFAQHSLAYLTGAGLLAVFVVWLWKRQRSQAQ; encoded by the coding sequence ATGAGGAGAGGACGATTTGAAATGCTCGATTGGTTTGGACACTTGGCTGAAAGTGTGTTGGCAATTGGATACCCAGGGATATTAATTGCTCTTGTGGTGGAAGGTCTCGGCTTACCCTTTCCCGGAGACGCCGTTATGGCGTTTTACGGAATCGCCGCAGCCAAAGGAAATTTCCCGTTCCTTGGCGTTCTCATTGTAAGCATCATTGGGTACATGATTGGGGCCATTGCAGCCTTCTACCTGAGCAGACAATTTGGCTCACGCCTGTTGGACAGAATTGCCCAGATGCCGCTCTTGAACCAGCGCAGTATGCGCAGAACAACAGACCTAATGGACAGGTATGGCCCCCTGTTGCTCATACCTGGAAGGTTCTTGCCAGGCGTTCGCTCTGTCAGTTCCTACGTTGCTGGAGCCCTGAACATGGATCTTCAACCTTTTCTCGTCTACACTGGAGTCGGTGTCTCACTGTGGTGTGCAGCATGGGTGGCAGTAGGCTACTGGTTTGGTGAAAATCTCGACACTGTCTTACACTTTGCACAGCACTCCCTTGCCTATCTGACCGGTGCAGGATTGCTGGCAGTGTTCGTCGTCTGGCTGTGGAAGCGGCAGAGGTCTCAGGCACAATAG
- a CDS encoding DUF1450 domain-containing protein has product MNRVTKIEVCTNNLFLGTKHVCNQVADNYPDIEVTEWECLGYCHLCYRQPAVLINDTEYVQTDKPEELWKLVQEQIEKRNTKL; this is encoded by the coding sequence ATGAATCGCGTAACAAAAATCGAAGTATGCACAAACAACCTGTTTCTGGGGACCAAACACGTATGTAACCAAGTAGCAGACAACTACCCGGACATAGAGGTTACCGAGTGGGAGTGTTTAGGGTATTGCCACCTGTGTTATCGCCAGCCAGCGGTACTCATAAACGATACGGAATATGTGCAAACAGACAAGCCTGAAGAGTTATGGAAACTCGTTCAAGAGCAGATTGAAAAGCGTAACACCAAGCTGTAG
- a CDS encoding DUF2922 domain-containing protein, which yields MATKSVLQLQFMTDENKKVHLSIPAPKQPVDAAAVSAALDLIVQKNIFAFSQGKIAQKIGAQLVQTDTTSIA from the coding sequence GTGGCGACAAAAAGTGTACTCCAGTTGCAGTTCATGACAGATGAAAACAAGAAGGTTCATCTTTCCATACCGGCTCCCAAGCAGCCGGTAGATGCCGCTGCAGTCAGTGCTGCGCTCGATTTAATTGTACAGAAAAACATCTTTGCCTTTTCACAGGGCAAGATTGCACAAAAAATCGGCGCACAGCTGGTTCAGACGGATACGACGTCTATTGCATAA
- a CDS encoding DUF1659 domain-containing protein, producing the protein MAQVTPLSRHLQLQLQVGTQSDGTPKIGNHNYTHVLPSASDDDVLAVGQALAGLFNDPLVQVTRVDETALAATSSTTA; encoded by the coding sequence ATGGCACAGGTTACACCGCTTTCTCGTCACTTGCAGCTGCAGTTACAGGTGGGAACGCAAAGTGATGGTACGCCGAAAATCGGGAATCACAACTACACCCATGTGCTGCCGTCTGCATCAGACGATGATGTGTTGGCTGTTGGACAAGCTTTGGCAGGGCTCTTCAACGATCCGTTGGTTCAAGTTACCCGGGTCGATGAAACCGCCTTGGCCGCAACATCGTCCACTACCGCTTAA